The genomic stretch cctttcccAGTTTGTGTCCAGCCTcacatgtctctctctctccacagacTTTGACCTCACTGGAGCTGGTGGAACTGACGTTTTTGGACTAACAATATGCATTCCAGTGTGGACAGACCAGCAAACAGAGGACCACCCCTTggcagcaacaacaataacaacaacagcagtgaAAACAGCGGAAACTCAGGTTCCCAGTATGCACTATGTGCTCTGGGGGTTGGGCTCGTTGCCCTCGGCATTGTGATGATTGTGTGGAGCGTGGTACCTGCGGACGCATCCGTGaatagcagcagcagttcaggAGGACACGGGGATACAACTAGCAGGAAAAATAAAGCGTCGTCCGTGGCGTTTGTGTTGGTGGGATCAGGTGTCgtcatgctgctgctgtccgTGTGTCTGGGAATGAGGAACAAACAGCGGGAGCAGATGAGGCTTCAGGAGGCCCAGAACAACGCAGGAGTGGCAGCTAGTGCGCATGATGAAAGAGAAACGTGAGTTCAATCACAGCTTTCTAGTTAAACAACACCTGGGAATAAATAACCAGAGGAGACCATCAgaatgattacatttatttaagatgactgctttttgttgttgttatgtgtgtAGGCAGAAAATTGATTTGACCATGCAAATTACCAATCTTGTGGATGTGATAAAAAATTGCTGATGgattagtttatttatttatttatttatttattttgatgaaaaatgactaaaaagaTTTGAGCATTATGAAAATCAATGGTGAGATAGATAGTCCATAAACTGTGTCTGACAGTCTTTTTGTCAAAGTTGCATCACTGATGATCAAATCTGAGATTTGTGATTTGACACTTGGTTGACAAACGTTTTAATTCAAGAAGCTAATAAATTATTCAGATGATTTTAGTAAGATTTTATTCAGACCATTTAGTAACTTCCATGCTGGCGGAAGTTTATTTTGATACACTGACATCATAGCTACTCAGGTCCGTGCTGTTTCATGGCAGGCACTCGGGTCTAGATTGGTTCCCAATATAGCCTGCGCATAATTGACAGTAATCACAGAAAGTTATTTGTggtaaaacatgaaatacacTCATATACGTTTAACATTCATATACGTTTAACAACATTCTATGTCGTTTTGAGGAAGaaactttaatcagaagagaaggatcttaattgactgatttttatatgGACAACACAATTACTGTTTtactgccacctctctagcttcaaacagtggggaccttattttcctctgagaacagcttgtttattcagtttttactattacttcattaatattgtaaatataaaatttCTGAAGCAAAGTGCTTaagtaaaaatactttgttactttccatcactgagTGTGCACATAATGCTTCATCTGTCATTCATATCTGTTATCTGTTTCTGTGAATGTCTGCAGTGCTGAGGAACAAGCCCAGCGTTACGCTGTACCCACGTATGAGGAGGCAGTAGGCAGTGGCCAGTACCCTGTCCGTCAGAGCAACCTGCGCCCAAGCACCTCCCAGCTACCTTCCTACGATGACCTGGTCCAAGTCGATGGCGTACAGTATGAATTtgaggggtcagaggtcacgacTCCTGGATCGCAGCTGGCGCCAGCTtccaccgctgctgctgcttccacATCAAATCGAAGACCTGGGAAAACCAGCCGCAAGCTCCTCCCCATCAAGATCCGCAGGATTAAATCAGAAAAGCTGCACATGAAAAACTTGGATAActctcagccagcagctggaATCAGTATAGAACCACTTACCCCACCACCGCAATATGAGGATAAAGTGCCACCGATTTAAAATCCAGCTGATCGTGTTTGAGACATTCTACTGAAACTCGTGAAATAGTCTCTGGCGGGTCACACATCACCTTTTGTGGACCCGGATCTACCTTGTTAAACCAAGACTTGAAGGTGGCTGTTTCTCCAGAACATTCTCAGTGGCACTTTGTTTGAAAATAACAGTATCTGTTTAAATTCATCATTCATGCAACATCGCTCCAAAGCACTGAACAGAGAAACCTTTatgttttttctaattttggATCTCACTGGATCTCTGAAACAGAATGAAAGTGACGGACATAGTTGCTGGATCCTTCCTTACTGTGACAGATTCTGTCGCACTGTGACACTTTGGGTTAAAAGCACACGCCAAATACAGTTTTCCTTCTTGTcaaagtatttttctgtttatgcaTTAACTTCATGTAACCCACTACCCAGTGGACTGACTGTACACGTGAGCTGACAGTGGAAAAGATCACAGGACATCAACGAGGATTTGTGTTGAGGGCGCTTGTGCTGTGAAGTAGAGGCTGTTTAGACAGTTCTTTTTTATCTGGGAGGCTCTGGATTGTGACTGCCAGTGATTTACCAAATGTAGGCTCCATTTTGAGTGACTGAGCATTGTGTAAACTCAACTGGACTGACCTGATGTGGTTTTCTACACAGAAACTCTCCTTCATTGTCAACAAAATTGTCTCTCCTGGTCCTCAAGAGCTTTGCAGCAAATTGAAGACAATGTTTATTGGTGTTTGAAAGAGTCTACTGTTTCTGCACAGAGCCCAGCCCCCTCCCCACTTCTATGTTAGCTTCTATTTAGCTTTTGGTTAAAATTGTTTATCTGTCTCCTTGAAAAGCTAAAACATAGGTTTACGTTACATATTGTAAGATGAGGTCTTTGGACCAAACAATTTAAGAATCTCTTATTTTTAACCAAGATAAAACACAGCTTTGTTAGCATTTATCAGCTACAGCTCCCATGACTCTCGGCCATAGGCACTCTGCCAAAAGCTAATAGGGATTGTATTGTTTAATGCTAACAAAATATCACTTGTTTTGTCTTAGTTATAATATCAAGACACTTGAATGTTATGGTTGAGTACAGcagtatatttatttaacagaaGAGAGAATCCTGGTTTTATGCTTCACATAACaatgagaaataaaagaaactcGGAAATATTTATCTtcaactgagtaaacaagctgttctcagaagatAATATGGTCCTCAGAACAGTTTGTTGCTTAGTCAGTgtattattcagtcatgaaaatgaagtaGTTTGTTTATTTCGTTTGTttagatctttctcttctaaataaaatgtattccccaaaactacatagtgcacctttaaagctggtGGAACACGAGCTGGCTTGAAAATGGAGTGTGACTTCAGCTGTTCATGATGTGAAGGACGGTGGTATTTCTTTACTGAACAGGTCCAACATTGGTAAACTGCAGCTTTTAGAAAATCAGCCCTATATGCCATCAGCTTATCATTTTGTCACGGCTAACAAGTTAGCAAACAGCTGCCTAGCTACAACCAGCAGTTACAGCATAAAATCAGCATGACATTGGTGTCTTGTTTCGTGCTAACCGATAAATGTAGGTCcaaatttcatttgtttttagctCTGCTTTGGATTCTGCAACCTTCTGAGAAAATAGCTGGTTCTTTAGCCTGCTAAATGCTTCATTCTCCTCACTATTTAGcttgctaaatgctaaatggtCCTTACAATGAACTTGTTTACTTTGGCTAGGGAGGTAGCATGTAGGctgaaatgtatatttaaacCAGTGGTCATCATGAAGGTCATCATTAGGTTACTTTTTATGAGCAACTTATTTCATGTTGCCTTTAAGGAGTGCTAATGCTAACTGACTGCAGCTCTGAGTTTGCCctccagctgcacacactgaagttaagtgtgtttgtgttcagaacAACACTGCTGCTCCTcatgaaacatttcaaaagaCGTACGACTGAACCTGAGCTCTAATGTGTCCCCTCGGTGCAGTGTCGCCATTCCTCTGTGTGAGAGCGTGGATAGCTGGAAGTGTCTGCCCTGTAGCCATGGTGAGTGCTGTGGAGCTGTGAAGGCAGCAGTGTAGTCTCCGCTTCTCTCTGggcttgtttttgttcttgctCACGATGACCAACAGAAAGACTCTTTGACTGTGCAGCTGCGCCATAATAACCCCAACTGTTGCTCACTCGCTTACTCATCACCATTCCTCCAACCACAGCTCGTCTTGCAACCCAATTCTCACACTGACGTATGCAGACGGCTCTAAGGTCTTTTTAGGGGGATTTCTGATACTTTCTGATACTTTTTGATACTACTACTctgatacttttttttatcaatacCTGTCAACAAACTTTTTGCAGAAGACAAGTGGAAgattttctctcacttttcaTAACTGACTTCATCACCCAGTTCTACACTGTATACTTGAAGTAAAACTCAGTGTAGTTAATGCAACTCAATCATTGTCAGCTGGTTTTGGTGTATATTGAAAGGTTTTCTGTCAGGCCTGAAGACACAAAGTCATTGAGTGACTTCAGGTTTGTGATTGGTTCACAACAGCTGCAGAATGCCAGCGTGTCTCTGACTCATTTTTGAAGTTGAAACTTtccacaaaatgtattaaatctttattttttgtcatgttcAGTGCTGCAGACAGAGTCATTGTACCTCACTTACAATGAACCAGTGACTACATGATTGATTTCATTATTATGTAGTCAAAACGTTTTACTTTGATGAAACTGAGTATTTTGATGCAGCAGTCACTTTCTGTCTGAATTGGATGAGTGCCAGaaacatgctgtttgttttcagtttcatttatcATTGCCTTTTTTATGACTTAAATCTATATTTCTTTTATATGTACTGTGAAAACATGCTTTTCTATGATAACtcttattttctatttctatttttctgaaGAGTGAAAAAGTATAtctcatgaatatttaatgagaAATAAAAGGAAGTATTTGTTAATTAACCCAGTGTTTAAGAAGTGCTTTTTTGTGTGATGACAGTACAGCTGTATGTTGACTCAAAAGTCATAATCCATCCAGTTTTCTAACTTTATTACCGTTTATCATTTCTTAGTTAATATGTAGCTACAGTATTAAAAGCTGAAGGTGATTGATACTATCTAGTTGATAAGGGTTTTTGTTTGTAAGTGTGAAGGACATTGACAGTACTTTAACAGCCTCTCCAGTAGTTGTTCATAACCTGCAAAGGAAACAACAGAGGACACAGTTAtaacacacttcctgtttttggaAGCCAGGGTTTTGGTTTCTTGAGGTAACATTGTTTTTGCTGGCATGTTAactgcaaaatgaaaatgttcctCACTGTGTTCGTCCAGTCGGTGTATGAGCTGACTTGTGTAAAGACAGTGGGCTTCTGGAGGACGTTGAAGCCGTGACCAGAACCGAAGCTCACCACATCGTGGACGTCCCTGGAGCCATCAGGGTTCTGACAATTCAGGGGGCCACCAGAGTCTCCCTGTAGGTAAGCACACACACTATTGGCTAGCTGCTTATGTACAGACAGTATGGAGGTATGACTACCAGTGATCACTTAGTCATGCTGAATTTTCCTTTTACACCATTTGAAAGTGAATCTATTGCTTGTATCATCCCTGAGTCTTTGATAAACGGAAATGATACAGCCAGACGACCACCAACTGTGGGAAAGAAGTAACTCGGTTAAGAAACAAGATTTTACTTTGAGGGAGGTTCACTTGGGGAGACAGGCGAGGTGCTGGATGGAGATAATGTTTCAGTTACAGATAGGGTTCAGGTTAGATGGTTAGAGATTGGCATTTAATACCAAACCTAATGACTACATGGGATGTCTCTTGAGCCATTTAACTGCAAGAGAGCTACATTGTTTAAaccagattatttttttattattattattattttttttttttactgtttttcaacCCAAACCCTATTGAAATGTGATATCCTATCATTTATAGCTATGTGTAGCACAACTTCACAGACCGCTTTAGTACTGGCACAGTCTCCCTTATGTTGCAACTTCTAAATGAGCTTAAACACAGTTCAATTGTGCAAAAGTGTGTCCCTGAAATTCCTGTAAAAGACAGGAAGCTCACAGGAAAGTCACATGTCTCATATCAATAAAAGTGTTGCAATACATGCTTTCTATCAGATTCTGCTACATCTGTGCCAAAGGCAGTAAGCTGAGCAAAAAAAGTTATTCTCAaagtattttttgttatatttgttgaAATGATCTCTTACCGTCCCGCAGCAATCAGTGAATCAAATGTTATGACAAAAACGGGGAAAAAATCCAGAATCTGTGCCTGTAGGCTTGTGATGATCGCATTGAAATGATTGGACAGCCAACTTGCATGCCTGCCTAcatgcctgcctgcctgcctgcccgcgCTCACTCTACCCGAGCACTCATTGCACATGACCATCTTGAGTCTTCCACAAGATTAGGCGGCTacattgctaaagctattagccCGCTAGGCGTCGCAcgagaatggcagagaaagcgCAGCCGAGATACTAACATCCTCCTTCCAGCAGGCCAATACACAGGAGGACACTGTCTCTGGTTACTTCTAACAAGCAGACGACATGTGAACAAGCACTGTGTTGTCTCAATGCATTATGGAAGATCATCTGTGTAAGTGCGAGTGCCCACAGGGTGAGCGTACTGCCGGGAAATACTGAGTACAGAGTGAGTCATCGGGCTTATTCGTTGATAACAGTTGTGATTTGTGGTGTAAGGCAGAGGGTCACGTATATTCTCATGGACATCAAGAACTTTGTCAACGTTTTGTAGTGAAATGTAACTCCGAGGAGATTTAAGAAAATCTGTTCAACTGTTGTGAAGACAAATAATAGCAAGCAGAGTTAAAtgtactgtttgttttcttctcaagCTCTCTTTGAACGCTTTCAGTGACCCCGGCTGGTTCCCATgctggccattttcctctgacgtcatgcTCAGGCAGGGAAGCTTGAATGCTGGCATAATGTcatgctgctgtgttgcagCTCGTATACATGTAAGGAATCAAgttgttatcatttcatcacTTATTGGTTGAGTAGCAACTGAAAACGTATTGGACAATGAAAATCTGGAAGGACGTTGGGGCCATATTTTGAGGAAAGACTCCATTTGAAAACCCattagctgacgttagcattcaaccactccATAGCTTGCATTACCTTCCAGGCTTAAAGAAATGTGTCCAACATGTGTTGATATTTCAGAACTAACACacattagaaagaaaaaaaattgtattgcTGATATATGAGTTGCTTCTACACTGACCTGATGAGCAACCAAACGTGATAAAAtaccctctagggtgccctttagtggcaaaaacaaaataaggtGTCCCTTTTGCCCAGACTGAGTCTGCCACTGAGCGTTTGCCACAGGTTTTATGGTCATCAGACATTATAAATCTTTACTGTTAAAGCGCATTTTCCAGGCATACACAGCAGATTAAATAGCTTGAAGAgaccagaaaaagaaaaactcactgCAAAACTGGACTATCACCATACAAACAGAGGTTACATACCAAAGTTATTTCCCCACATACTTTCTCTCCATCTAACAACAAGGCCGAGAGAGAAAGTGCTTCCTCTGGGCTCATCCGTCTCAGAGGACAATTCCCGCCCCttactgtaaataatatttttcacCAAATTATGCCACATAAACTGCTGTCAGCGTCGCTAGGGCTAGAAAATAAGCTGAACACCTCCCAGCtttgagaggaagaagaaaaagaagaagagcgagGCTACTTGTTGTGAACGATGCAGAGGTGAGTGTAGCAGTGATGTGCTGGTTCACTGAAGTGGTCATTTGTATCACTGAATGTTACTGAAAGTTACACGATGGCTATTTGACGTCACCAAATTCATCTATtcctaataaaacatttattttattaattataattatagaTTCTCTTCTCATCATTTCCTTTTTATCTCATACTCtagactttttatctcataaataTGACTTaccatgggattttttttttttttatcaaggcTACGTTTTCATCAATATGCATGGGCTTGGCTTCCATATATTGTTTCCATATATATCTTACTTTACTATAAAAACCTGCCCTGTGGCGAACTACAGGACAACCCTAAACCAAGACTTGAATGTGGCTCTTTGTTATAAAATACAGTGACTTTTCAAATTCACCATTGATGCCACATCACTCCAAATCACTGAAGAGAgaaacctttgttttttttgttttattttggatcTCACTGGATCTCTGAAACAGATACAGATGGATagtgacagacacagacatagaAAGCACTTTAACAGCCTCTTCAGTAGTTGGTCATAACctacagagaaaacaacagaagacacagataTAACTGGTATGACTGGTTTCTTGAGGTAACAATGTTTTTGCTGGCATGTtaatcacaaaatgaaaatgttcctCACTGTGTTCATCCAGTCGGTGTATGAGCTGACTTGTGTAAAGACAGTGGGCTTCTGGAGGACGTTGCAACCCTGACCAGAACCGAAGCTCACCACACCGTGGACGTCCCAGGAGCCATCAGGGTTCTGACAATTCAGGGGGCCACCAGAGTCTCCCTGTAGGTAAGCACACACACTATTGGCTAGCTGCTAATGTACAGACAGTAAGGAGGTATGACTACCAGTGATCACTTAGTCATGCTAAATTTTCCTTTTACACCATTTGAAAGTGAATCTCTATTCCTTGTATCGTCCCTGAGTCTTTTACACTATGATGGATGGAAATGTTACAGATAACATTACTAATCgctgtaattgtttttaattacagcTGCACCATAAGATGACCCTTCCTTGTATTAACTCACATTACACCCGGCAGTGACGCCGTCACCTCCGGCACAGACCATCTTGTCCGTTGCCAGGACGCTCCACCAGTCAGGCTGTGAGCAGATATCGTGGCCGACCACTGGCAGGAGAGCCTGCTGCAGGACGTCAGCCAGAGGACCACCAGCTGTGGGGAAGGTATAACAGTGGTAAGAAACAAGATTTTGCTTTGAGGGAGGTTCACTTGAGGGACAGGCGAGGTGCTGGATGAAGATAATGTTTGCTTAAGCCCcattgaggacactgaggtcatgtcctaAGTATTTTTCCAAggtctttttaaaatttttaaatatatactatttttttcccgaaaactttaaattaaagtttgtcGTGTGTTTTGAACAACCACCAGTTACACcacaggaacagaagcagcaacTGCGCTCGAGATTTGAGCAAACACAGACTATCAActaatattaatttaaaatgtgacacatcCAAACGCAGAATCAATTAGGAGTTTCTGCTCCAGTATCTGTGGCTGTAGGCCTGTAACAACGCTGTCCAGTCATCTCATTATATATCATAATTGAACATAGGGGGCTATATTGCTAAAGCCATTGGCCAACTAGCATCACAAGAATCGCAGACAGAGTGCAgccaaaatattaaaatgctaGCTGGACACGGTGAGTACTCacccctgagccaaagaacgagtagctgcagcagtgacagactgtcTTTCAGCATTTAACCCAgaagcacaaagcacacagcccctgaacTACAGATCGAGTGAGCCGCTGCATCAGCTACAGACTTGTTCAGTGTCTAACCCAGTAATGTTAGTGCAAAGCACACACCCATGGCAGTGAGCATGAACTGCTGGACCGATTAGCCTTTTTGGACTGAGGTTGTGACGGCTATTTTGTTATATTGTTTATCTGATTGTGGGATTTAACAGTTGAGAGAGttgtttattcatatatttataaGACTAAAACATCTCCGAGAGCTTGCTGAATGTAGCGACCTAGCCACTGAGACATATCTCCCAGTTTGCCGGCGAGACCTACAGCACAGTCTGTAGTCAGGCAGCActtgttcatgtgttttggaggagtggAGGCCTGAAGGGAGGCGCTGAGATACTTTTGGTTgaatactttcaaaatctagcttgctcttgctggtttctccAATGTTGCCAACTCCAGCTTTAATGCGCAAATTAAAGGAGCTGGCAGGATTACACTTCACTGTGATTGTACCTTATAGTATGATAACATGACAACTAAACTTGATTGACTcattaataattaaaagcatggtttgtgtttcttctgtaCTGATAGAACACATTAAGCCTAAGTGCAGTGAGAAACAAAACTCTACTCCAGATATGGCAAGGTCTACTGCTTATTTAACAGGATGATGGTTACATGCCACATTTTTCTAACCTATATGGTTGTAAAATATTTGCAGCTTTGACCTCAATGTTTGCCCTGAATATGACTGACAGGTGCAAGAGAAACTGCCATCACGCACACTAAATCCACGTTGAAAAATGTGTAATGCACATTGACGATGATTCATTCTGCTAAGGTGTATTCACTCACTGGAGAGTCGACCCCAGCCGGTGACATAGCAGGGAGCCCTGTGGGGCAGGACGACGCCTCCGTCTGGGAGGCAGGCGGGCATGATTGTGTCCGAGAAGGTGACGGAGGAAGACAGTTTGATCAGGGCAATGTCGTTACTGCAAAGCAATACAACCACATTTAGGAAGTAGAATAAAAACATGGTTTATGCTGTATTAATGTTTTGCTACATCAACATGAGGTTATACTGAGCTGTGTGGGGCGGCTGTAGCTGTTACCGGCTGAGCAGGATGTTGTAGTCCTCATGAGAGATGATTGCAGCTGCCCCCAGGGCGATCGAGCCCTCCTCACTCGTCTTCAGGCTGTGTTTACCCAGCTCCACTCTGTAGTTGTAGCGGTCACTGTGGGGTGGCAGATGACATGGTGTTAGGGGGATTGGACAGTAGCACTGACTTTTCTGCCTGTGTGTACAACACTGTTATTAAGGTGATGGTGGCTTGCAGATGCTTAGCAGTCCCGTAAAGGTAATGCATGGTTGTTTAGGTGAGCAAACACTGCGCTGGCTGGTTTCTCTACATGCcactcttctcttcttctggtCAGACATGGTGGCCATTGCTGCTGATTCTAGAAGAACCAGCCTGTTCTTTTGTTCATTCTCAAAATGAACATCTCTTGTGAGGTGCCTCCTCAGGCACAGAAAAAGCTAAATGCATCATCATTTCCTGTTGGACGGAGCAGTATTTCTTGCCAGAGACAGTTTGTTTGGATAGTGCATAGTAAATATGAGTGCTCTCGTGAACTTGAATCACTACTGAGTctaaatgaaaagcaaaagcaaaaagcaagagcaagagcaaaagcaaaagcaaaagcaaaagcaaaattaGTAATCAGGGTTCATGCAGTTGCTGGAAATCGGATTTAAAAGTGCTTAAATTTTGGATAAAGATGCTTGAAATTCCAACTGCATTACAGTACCTTTATAATagattgttttatatttccCCAGCCAGTTTATATAGGACTCCAGATCTATTTACAGTcaggtgacacattttgattttttgaaaaGATAAAGAACCCTGTGTAATTGTGATTATATTGGCAGCCTGAGTTAAACATACTTGATGCAGTGTGCAGCAGTGAGGACCCATTCAGAAGAGATGAGGGTGCCTCCACAGACGTGCTGCCAGCGCCCACTGCTGTCTGACTGGAGCGAGATCTGAGCAGAGCAAAGCAGTAGACAAGAGCGCATTACTACACAATGAAACGCCCTACAAATCCATTTCATCTCTCATCCCTCTATATACCTGCTCCTGGATCAGAATCAGAAGTTATCACAAGATTCAGAGTGTAAAGATAGTTGacactttttctctctgtagtggtaaaatgaaaatgtagtgtTCATGCAGTTCTGTGGTTGTCATAgtgaatatattttttgcacATTAAGAGCACACCTCACCTGCCAGGGCCAGCTGTGAGGCCTGACGTCCTCTCCTGCCACCACCCTGCTCAGCACAGGAGGGAAGGTGGGAAGGCCACATCCAC from Pagrus major chromosome 7, Pma_NU_1.0 encodes the following:
- the LOC141000287 gene encoding chymotrypsin-like elastase family member 2A, with product MRSLLVLTFLVASACGCGLPTFPPVLSRVVAGEDVRPHSWPWQISLQSDSSGRWQHVCGGTLISSEWVLTAAHCINDRYNYRVELGKHSLKTSEEGSIALGAAAIISHEDYNILLSRNDIALIKLSSSVTFSDTIMPACLPDGGVVLPHRAPCYVTGWGRLSTGGPLADVLQQALLPVVGHDICSQPDWWSVLATDKMVCAGGDGVTAGCNGDSGGPLNCQNPDGSWDVHGVVSFGSGQGCNVLQKPTVFTQVSSYTDWMNTVMTNY
- the tmem51a gene encoding transmembrane protein 51a; the protein is MHSSVDRPANRGPPLGSNNNNNNSSENSGNSGSQYALCALGVGLVALGIVMIVWSVVPADASVNSSSSSGGHGDTTSRKNKASSVAFVLVGSGVVMLLLSVCLGMRNKQREQMRLQEAQNNAGVAASAHDERETAEEQAQRYAVPTYEEAVGSGQYPVRQSNLRPSTSQLPSYDDLVQVDGVQYEFEGSEVTTPGSQLAPASTAAAASTSNRRPGKTSRKLLPIKIRRIKSEKLHMKNLDNSQPAAGISIEPLTPPPQYEDKVPPI